Part of the Granulicella cerasi genome is shown below.
TGTGAGGCTGGTGTTCCCTCCGCTTACCTGCACTGAGAAGCTGCCACCATCATCTGCATAAGCCGTAACAGGGGTGGAGTAGCTGCTCGACGTTGCGCCAGCTATAGCGACTCCAGCCTTCATCCACTGATATTGAAAGGGAGACTGACCTCCGGCAACGACCGTAAAGGTGGCGGGCAGCCCCATCGGAACGCTGACATCCGCTGGCTGCTTCGTGATCACCAGCTGCAACGCCGGGTCGGACGCGCCAGAGGATGCGCTTCCCCCACAGCCAGCGAGGACAAGCGGTACCGCAAGCAGATAGAAAAGCCGCCAGCAAGCTCTTGGGCGCGTCAACATCGTTCCTCCTGAGGGAACCGTCGTAGACCAACTATGCCACAACCGCGTTGCCACAAAAAGAAGAAAGGCGATCCGAAGATCGCCTTTGCTTCCTATGCTTCCGGCCTGCGTTTATGCAGGATTGTGTGCACTCTCACCGAAGCCCGGCGTGCGTCCGCCGCCACCTGGCTTCAGCACTTCCTGCGTATCGTTGTCGCCGCCTGCAGAGGCCAGAGCCGACTTCACCGGCGGCAGTTCCTTGCCAGCGATGATCAACTCGATCTCGTGCGCGTCCAACGTCTCGCGGTCCAGCAGGGCGTTCGACATGCGGTGCATGATGTCGTGGTTCGAGTTCAGGATGTCGTAAGCGCTCTTGTACGCTTCATCCACAAACCGCTTCACCTCGGCATCGATCTGGCGTGCCGTCTCGTCCGAGAAGTCGCGCGACTGGCCGATATCGCGGCCCAGGAACACTTCCTGCTCGCCCTTCTTGCCGAACGACATCGGGCCGAGTGCGCTCATGCCCCACTCGCAAACCATCGCACGTGCCAGAGACGTGGCGCGCTCGATATCGCTGCTCGCGCCGGTCGTCATTTGGTTGAGGAAGATCTCCTCAGCGATGCGGCCGCCCATCATCATGGCAAGGCGCGTCTCCAGCTGATCGCGCGTCACCTGATGCTGGTCGTCCTCAGGCAGGTGCACGGTAACGCCGAGCGCCATGCCACGCGGAATGATCGTCACCTTGTGCAGCGGATGCGAATGATCGCGCAGCGCGCCGACAAGCGTATGGCCAGCTTCGTGGTACGCCGTGGTCTTCAGTTCGTCAGCGCTGCGGATCATGCTCTTGCGCTCCGCACCCATCAGCACCTTGTCCTTGGCGACCTCAAAGTCATACATGTGGACGCTCTTGCGGTTGAAGCGAGCTGCCGTCAACGCGGCCTCGTTCACCATATTCGCCAGATCAGCACCCGAGAAGCCCGGTGTGCCGCGAGCAAGAATCGGCAGGTCGACATCTTCCGACAGCGGAACCTTCTTCGCATGCACGCGCAGCACTTCTTCGCGGCCACGGATGTCCGGACGATCAACGATCACGCGGCGATCGAAACGGCCCGGGCGCAGCAGCGCAGGGTCGAGCACGTCGGGACGGTTGGTTGCGGCAATCAGGATGACGCCATCGTTCGACTCAAAGCCATCCATCTCCACCAGGAGCTGGTTCAGCGTCTGCTCGCGCTCGTCGTGTCCACCGCCGAGGCCAGCGCCACGGTGACGACCGACTGCATCGATTTCGTCGATGAAGATGATGCACGGAGCGTTCTTCTTGCCCTGCTCGAACAAGTCGCGCACGCGGCTTGCGCCGACGCCGACGAACATTTCGACGAAGTCAGAACCGGAGATCGAGAAGAACGGAACATTCGCTTCGCCAGCAACAGCGCGTGCCAGCAAGGTCTTGCCCGTGCCCGGAGGTCCGACCATCAGCACGCCCTTGGGAATGCGTCCGCCGAGGCGCTGGAACTTCTGCGCTTCACGCAGGAATTCGATGATTTCCTTCAGCTCTTCCTTGGCTTCGCTCACGCCGGCAACGTCCTTGAACGTCACCTTCTTCTGCTGCATCGAGAGCAGACGAGCGCGGTTCTTGCCAAAGCTCATCGCCTTGTTTCCGCCCGACTGCATCTGGCGCATCATAAAGAGGAACAGCGCGAGGATCACAGCGATCGGCGCGATGTTCAGTAGAACGCCCACCCACAGGTTGCCGCTCTGGTCCTTGATCGTGACGTTGACGCCGTGCTGCTGCAGGTCCTTATAAAGGTCAGGGTAGTTGGCAGGAATGGTCGTCGTGAAGGCGCCCTTGTTGTCCTTGTACTTGCCGTTGACCTCGGTGCCGTTCACGGTAACTTCCGCGATCTTGTTGGCGTCTGCGTCGGCCTGCAGAGTCGTCAGGCTGATGGCCTGGCTGCGTCCCGCGCTAATGTTCTTGGAAACGAACTGCCACACCACCAGAAGGCAAGTGACCGTAAGTACCCAGATCAGCAGATGTTTGACTGTTGAATTCAACCCGTTCCTCATTTCCCTGCTCGCGAAACCGCTGCCCTTCCGGCGCGGGTCTCGCTGGCTCCGCACTCTAGTTAGACGCCGACTGACGACGAACGGTGCGGAGGTGCAAGTCCCATCATTCTACGCCTGTCGCGTCGGCAAAATCCCGGAATTTGATGCCGCTTGCGGGGGATAAAGCGCCTCCCCCGTTCGTTTTCCGTCTGCTTCCCTCTCTGAAGACGCTGCTGCTGCCGAAATATTGTCTCGCTAACCCTGACGGCTGATCTGCAACTCTCGCGCGGAGCGCTCCACCCGCAACCCCTCACGCAACTCCAGCCTGGAGCCGATTTTGCCGAGCACGCCGGGATAGCCGCCAAATCCCGCCAGCGCGAGGATCTTCGCCGTCTCCTCCGCCGTCAGCCGATGGCCGAGCCCGCGCACCGCCGCGCGCAGCACCCGGCGACGCATCGCCGCGGGCAGTGCCTTCAGCCGCTCAATCTCCAGCGCACAGCTCGCCGAACCCACTGCGGTCGAGCTGGCCCGGCCGCCGCCGCGCACCGGTTTGCCTGGCAGCACCATCTGCCGCAGCAGCGGAGGAAGCTGATCCTGCCAGTACGCTTCCTCGTCGCGCGCCACGTCGGCCATGCCCGCCAGCAGCGCGTCGATCTGCGGGTTGAACTGCCGCAGCACCGGTAGCAAGTCATGCCGCACGCGGTTGCGCGTCAGCGATAGATCGCGGTTCGTGGAGTCCTCCCGCCAAGCCTGCCCACGCGCTTCGAGGAACTCCAAGATCTCCGCCTTGCGTACGCGCAGCAGCGGGCGGATCGTCCTCGGGCCATCGGCCTGCACTTCAGGCGCGATGCCCGCCAGCCCCTCAGTCCACGCGCCGCGCAGCAGCTTCATCAGCACGGTCTCGGCCTGATCATCAAGATGATGCGCCGTCGCGATCGCATCCACGGGCAAACCACGCAGCGCTTCATAGCGCAGATTCCGCGCCGCCTCTTCGAGGCCCTCACCCTCGTCCGCCATACGCGCAGGCGTATCGACATGCACCAGAGTCAGCGGCACACCGAGCCGCTGACAAAGCTCGCGCACAAACGCCTCATCCGCATCGGCCTCCGCGCCGCGCAACCCATGATGCACATGCGCCGCGCTCAGCTCGATGCCCAGCGACTCCTTGCGTGCGTTTGCCTCCACCATCGCCAGCAGCATTGCCGTAGAGTCCGCCCCACCCGACACCGCACAGCAAACCCGCTCGCCCTTACGCAACAACGCCGCATCCAGCGGCAGCATGATCGTTCCCTTAGCCATCGCTATCAGGGTATCGCCTTGCACGCGTTCTGAACGCCAATGAGTGGTAGCCTCCATGCCAGGAGAAAAGTGTGCGACTCGTAGTCAGTGGACTCAAGACGGCGAATTATCCTTTCGGAGCGATATGGGGACGCTACGTTCGCGACTTCGATCCGAGTGAACATTGCCAAAAGTGTTTAATCGGTAGCGCCGAGCCAAAAATCCACCGCACTCTCGAAGACGAGGCTCCTATTGATCTACGAGGTGACTTCCCGTACTTCTATCTTTTTGCCTGGGGCAACGGAGATCGCTCAATTTCCAACGTCCACCTACCCGTCCGCGCGCACGCAGGCGCGGTTGCAAGCATCGGTTCGATCTACGGCGTCACCTTCACGCTCTACGATGCTATTGCTCTGCGCGTGGATAGGCTCCCTGATGGCTGGAAGGGAATGAACGCCAAGTACACGAGTTGCAGAAACTTTCAGTTTGGGGTGCATGCCTTCCCGGCCAGAGTCATGGGCGAATTCAAACCAGCGCAGAAGTCTTTGCTCCAGCCAGAAGGCTGAGTTCTGCTGCCGATCAACGAGCGTCGCGCCGATATCATAAAGCGATGCCGACTCTCCGCCGCGCGACCGTAGACGATGCCTCCCTCATCACCCAGCACCGCCACCTCATGTTCGCGGACAATGACTTCACGACCGAAGAGCGCCTCAACGAGATGGACCACGCCTTCGAGCCGTGGGTGCGCGCAGCGTTGGCCGATGGCACCTACGTTGGGCTGTTCCTCGAGGAAGACAGCCGCGTGCTCTCCGGCGGCGGCGTCTATCTCATGCCCTTCCCGCCGCACTGGATGCACGATGAGCCGTTCCGCGCCTATCTGCTGAACTTCTATACCGCTCCTGAAGCGCGTGGGCGCGGACTTGCGAAGCAAATCCTGCAAGCCGCCGTCGATGCCGCGCACGAACTCGGTGCAAGCGTTATCACCTTGCATGCGTCGCGATTCGGCCAGCCCATCTACGAGAAATTCGGCTTCAAGCACTCAGTCGAGATGATGCTGCGGAAACAGTAGAACCCTGTTCCCTACTCCCTAAACCCTGTACCCTGCGCTACACTGGCTCTCCCATGAGCGTTTTCGTCATTCTCCCCGCCGCCGGTATCGGCACCCGCATGGCCTCCGCAGGCAATGCGCCGAAGCAGTTCCTCACCATCAAGGGTCTGCCGATCCTCGTGCACTCCGTGAAGGCATTTCTCGCCGTGCCGCGCGTCTCGGGCGTCTACCTCGCCGTGCGCGAGAGTGAGAAGCCACGCATGAACGAACTGCTCACCGAGCACGGCCTCACCGACCGCGTCCACGTCGTCACCGGCGGGGACACGCGTCAGGATTCGGTCGCCAACGCGCTCGCCGCGCTGCCCTCGAGCTCGGACGACGACATCGTGCTCGTGCATGATGCGGTGCGTCCGCTGATCGATGCTGCTACGGTCACCAAGACGATCGAAGCGATCGAAAAGCACGGCGCGGCGATCGTCGGCATGCCCGCGATCGACACGATCAAGCAGGTGGAGAAGACAGCCGACGGCGCGCTCATCACCGCGACCATTCCGCGCGAAATTATCGTCCATGCGCAAACGCCGCAGGGCGCGCGTGTGCCGCTCATGCGCAAGGCGTTCGACGAAGCCGCACGCGATGAATTCCAAGGCACGGACGAGTCATCGCTGCTCGAGCGCGCTGGCGTATCGGTGATGGTCGTGCCGGGCTCCTCTCGCAATTTCAAAGTCACGCAGCCGGGCGATCTTGAGGTGGCTGAGTTTTATCTCGCGGGGTAAAGCGAGGGTTTAGGCAAAGGGATTAGCCGACTCGTCAGGGTCGGCTTCCTTTTTGCACTGTCATCCTGAGCATCGCGAGGGATCTGCTTGTCGCTTGTTTCGGTACGCCCGCAAGTGAGGCACGGCAGCCGTAGCGTCCCTTCGCGTCCTTCGCGCTCTTTGCGTCGAAGCTCTTCGCTTGAGATCTCCTCCACTGCACGGAGAAAGCCCTGACGCAAAGAGCGCGAAGGACGCCATGATCACGCCACGGCATACTCATCCCACGATCGTCCTCGCAACTGCCATCGACAAGCAGATCCTTCACTTACGTTCAGGATGACAACTCGCGATAGGCGAACCACAAAGAAAAGAGGCAGACCGAAACGGCCTGCCTCTGCACTTACAACGTAGAACTTACAACGTACAACTACGTTACTCGACGTGATAATTCGGCGCCTCGCGCGTGATGACGACGTCATGCACATGCGACTCACGCAGACCAGCGCCGGAGATGCGGATGAAGCGCGCATTCTTCTGCAGCTCTTCGATCGTCGCGCAACCGAGGTAGCCCATGCCCGAGCGGAGACCGCCGACAAGCTGGTACACCATCGACTCCAGCGGTCCGCGGTGCGGCACGCGGCCTTCAATGCCTTCCGGCACGAACTTCGCGAGGCGGTTGCCGCCCGGCGTGCCTTCCTTCGAGGTCAGCGAGACACGCTCGCCGGTGTTCATATCTTCCTTGCCCTGGAAGTAGCGCTCGCCCGAGCCCTGCGCCATCGCGCTCAGCGAACCCATGCCGCGATACGCCTTGAACGAGCGGCCCTGGTACAAAATCGTTTCGCCTGGTGACTCGTCCACACCCGCAAACAGCGAGCCCATCATCACGATGCTCGCGCCCGCGCCGATGGCCTTGGTGATGTCGCCCGAATACTTGATACCGCCGTCCGCGATGACCGCCACGTTGTGCTTCGAAGCCGCCTTGTACGCCTCTGAAATCGCGGTGATCTGCGGCATACCTGCACCGGTCACCATGCGCGTTGTGCAGATCGAACCTGGGCCGATGCCGACCTTGATCGCATCCGCACCCGCGTCAATCAGCGCCATCGTGCCGTCGTAGGTGGCCACGTTGCCCGCAAGCAGCGTGATCTCCGGGAAGCGCTTCTTCACCTCGCTCACCGCTTCGAGCACGCGCGATGAGTGGCCGTGCGCCGAGTCGATCGCCAGCGCATCCGCGCGCATCTCCACCAGCGCTGCAGCGCGCTCGAGGAAGTCGCCGGTCGCGCCAATCGCACCCGCCACCAACAAGCGACCCTGCGCGTCCTTCGACGCGTTCGGGTACTTCAACTTCTTCTGAATGTCCTTGACCGTGATGAGGCCCTTGAGCTCATACGAGTCGTTGACCACCAGCAGTTTCTCGACGCGGTGCTGATGCAGAATCTCTTCCGCCTGCTCAAGCGTCGTGCCCACCGGAACGGTGATCAGGTTCTCCTTGGTCATCACCTCGGAGATCGGAATGTCCGTGCGCGAGACGAAGCGAAGATCGCGGTTGGTGAGGATGCCGACGAGCTTGCCGCTCTTCGTCACCGGCACGCCGGAGATCTTGTAACGGCGCATCATCTCAAGCGCAGCCGAGATCTGCTGCTCGGGCTCGATCGTGATCGGG
Proteins encoded:
- the ftsH gene encoding ATP-dependent zinc metalloprotease FtsH — protein: MNSTVKHLLIWVLTVTCLLVVWQFVSKNISAGRSQAISLTTLQADADANKIAEVTVNGTEVNGKYKDNKGAFTTTIPANYPDLYKDLQQHGVNVTIKDQSGNLWVGVLLNIAPIAVILALFLFMMRQMQSGGNKAMSFGKNRARLLSMQQKKVTFKDVAGVSEAKEELKEIIEFLREAQKFQRLGGRIPKGVLMVGPPGTGKTLLARAVAGEANVPFFSISGSDFVEMFVGVGASRVRDLFEQGKKNAPCIIFIDEIDAVGRHRGAGLGGGHDEREQTLNQLLVEMDGFESNDGVILIAATNRPDVLDPALLRPGRFDRRVIVDRPDIRGREEVLRVHAKKVPLSEDVDLPILARGTPGFSGADLANMVNEAALTAARFNRKSVHMYDFEVAKDKVLMGAERKSMIRSADELKTTAYHEAGHTLVGALRDHSHPLHKVTIIPRGMALGVTVHLPEDDQHQVTRDQLETRLAMMMGGRIAEEIFLNQMTTGASSDIERATSLARAMVCEWGMSALGPMSFGKKGEQEVFLGRDIGQSRDFSDETARQIDAEVKRFVDEAYKSAYDILNSNHDIMHRMSNALLDRETLDAHEIELIIAGKELPPVKSALASAGGDNDTQEVLKPGGGGRTPGFGESAHNPA
- the tilS gene encoding tRNA lysidine(34) synthetase TilS, which codes for MAKGTIMLPLDAALLRKGERVCCAVSGGADSTAMLLAMVEANARKESLGIELSAAHVHHGLRGAEADADEAFVRELCQRLGVPLTLVHVDTPARMADEGEGLEEAARNLRYEALRGLPVDAIATAHHLDDQAETVLMKLLRGAWTEGLAGIAPEVQADGPRTIRPLLRVRKAEILEFLEARGQAWREDSTNRDLSLTRNRVRHDLLPVLRQFNPQIDALLAGMADVARDEEAYWQDQLPPLLRQMVLPGKPVRGGGRASSTAVGSASCALEIERLKALPAAMRRRVLRAAVRGLGHRLTAEETAKILALAGFGGYPGVLGKIGSRLELREGLRVERSARELQISRQG
- a CDS encoding GNAT family N-acetyltransferase, with protein sequence MPTLRRATVDDASLITQHRHLMFADNDFTTEERLNEMDHAFEPWVRAALADGTYVGLFLEEDSRVLSGGGVYLMPFPPHWMHDEPFRAYLLNFYTAPEARGRGLAKQILQAAVDAAHELGASVITLHASRFGQPIYEKFGFKHSVEMMLRKQ
- the ispD gene encoding 2-C-methyl-D-erythritol 4-phosphate cytidylyltransferase, coding for MSVFVILPAAGIGTRMASAGNAPKQFLTIKGLPILVHSVKAFLAVPRVSGVYLAVRESEKPRMNELLTEHGLTDRVHVVTGGDTRQDSVANALAALPSSSDDDIVLVHDAVRPLIDAATVTKTIEAIEKHGAAIVGMPAIDTIKQVEKTADGALITATIPREIIVHAQTPQGARVPLMRKAFDEAARDEFQGTDESSLLERAGVSVMVVPGSSRNFKVTQPGDLEVAEFYLAG
- the guaB gene encoding IMP dehydrogenase; translated protein: MIEFPVVEALTFDDVLLVPAYSDVVPTQVSTAARLSKNITLTTPLMSAAMDTVTESRMAIAIAQQGGMGVVHRNLTIEQQAVEIDKVKRSESGMIVDPITIEPEQQISAALEMMRRYKISGVPVTKSGKLVGILTNRDLRFVSRTDIPISEVMTKENLITVPVGTTLEQAEEILHQHRVEKLLVVNDSYELKGLITVKDIQKKLKYPNASKDAQGRLLVAGAIGATGDFLERAAALVEMRADALAIDSAHGHSSRVLEAVSEVKKRFPEITLLAGNVATYDGTMALIDAGADAIKVGIGPGSICTTRMVTGAGMPQITAISEAYKAASKHNVAVIADGGIKYSGDITKAIGAGASIVMMGSLFAGVDESPGETILYQGRSFKAYRGMGSLSAMAQGSGERYFQGKEDMNTGERVSLTSKEGTPGGNRLAKFVPEGIEGRVPHRGPLESMVYQLVGGLRSGMGYLGCATIEELQKNARFIRISGAGLRESHVHDVVITREAPNYHVE